The proteins below come from a single Halothiobacillus neapolitanus c2 genomic window:
- a CDS encoding Rrf2 family transcriptional regulator: MQLNQQTDFALRALMLLAQEEKNNSPRLLTIREISEFHRISRNHMMKVINTLVEQNFVEAKRGQNGGLKLNRPSNEIRVGDVVRALENNWNLVECFSPERQNCQLLPSCQLKYLFHRALNAFFEELDQCTLADISIRIEPLIPKTASKGT; this comes from the coding sequence AGACCGACTTCGCTCTTCGCGCACTTATGCTGTTAGCGCAAGAGGAAAAGAACAACTCACCTCGACTCCTAACAATCCGTGAGATCTCTGAGTTCCATCGCATATCGCGCAACCATATGATGAAGGTCATCAACACGCTCGTTGAACAAAACTTTGTCGAGGCAAAGCGAGGACAAAATGGCGGGTTAAAACTTAACCGCCCAAGCAATGAGATACGTGTCGGTGATGTTGTACGCGCGCTAGAAAATAACTGGAACTTGGTGGAATGTTTCTCCCCAGAGAGGCAAAATTGCCAACTTCTTCCAAGTTGCCAGCTCAAATACTTGTTTCATAGGGCGCTAAATGCTTTTTTTGAAGAACTGGATCAGTGCACTCTGGCTGATATTTCAATAAGGATTGAACCTCTCATACCAAAAACAGCTTCAAAAGGCACCTGA